The following coding sequences lie in one Fusarium poae strain DAOMC 252244 chromosome 1, whole genome shotgun sequence genomic window:
- a CDS encoding hypothetical protein (TransMembrane:12 (i27-50o70-86i98-116o122-145i157-176o188-211i240-265o277-297i304-327o333-355i367-385o397-416i)) → MSSINPDAEAQTQPEQETTSQDVEKSFGAWICVLGAFLALIPTFGFMNSLGTVQTYLSMNQLHDYSEGQVGWISGMFLFLSLILNVQVGPMVDVHGPMIIGPVGAVLYVTMFLLMAECRNYWQFMLCLGVFGSFGAATTMVVAIAIVGKLFVRNRGLAMGITLAGSSIGAVIFPIILRSTYPNLGWQWSMRIMAFISAGLLVPSMICFIPFNNIYKKSTGGGQASPKSSTLNFTAFKSPAFCYVTGGIFMFEFVIFSISGLLPSIATRIGFTPENGYTLLAIVGAASTFGRIIPGIIGDKYGHFNILLVTVVFTVIFMGALLVPFGTRSSTALYAWSALWGFGSGSFLSITPVCMGKTCEAKDYGRYYGMMNFVTAFALLIALPSSGAMLENMGPQALAGLFTALTAVGGACNFAARALLIGEWLSPNTVI, encoded by the exons ATGTCCAGCATTAACCCAGATGCCGAAGCACAAACGCAACCAGAACAAGAGACGACAAGTCAAGATGTCGAAAAATCATTCGGCGCATGGATTTGTGTTCTGGGAGCATTTCTCGCTTTGATACCTACATTTG GTTTCATGAACTCGCTCGGAACAGTACAGACATATCTTAGTATGAACCAGCTCCACGACTACAGCGAAGGCCAGGTCGGATGGATCAGCGGAatgtttctctttctttccttAATCCTCAACGTTCAAGTCGGTCCCATGGTTGACGTTCACGGGCCCATGATAATCGGCCCAGTGGGAGCAGTATTATATGTCACAATGTTCCTCCTCATGGCCGAATGTCGTAACTACTGGCAATTTATGCTTTGCCTAGGCGTCTTTGGAAGTTTTGGCGCTGCAACGACAATGGTAGTTGCCATTGCCATTGTGGGTAAACTCTTTGTCCGCAATCGCGGTTTGGCTATGGGCATTACACTTGCAGGATCATCCATTGGAGCCGTCATATTCCCTATCATTCTACGCTCTACGTATCCCAATCTTGGCTGGCAGTGGTCTATGCGTATCATGGCTTTTATATCAGCTGGTTTGCTAGTTCCCAGCATGATATGTTTTATCCCCTTTAACAACATCTACAAGAAGTCGACGGGAGGAGGACAGGCGAGTCCCAAGAGTTCGACGCTCAACTTCACAGCCTTCAAGTCTCCTGCGTTTTGCTATGTTACAGGCGGTATCTTCATGTTCGAGTTTGTCATTTTCAGTATATCGGGCCTTTTACCGTCTATTGCAACGCGCATCGGCTTCACTCCCGAGAATGGCTACACTTTGCTCGCCATCGTGGGTGCAGCCTCTACGTTTGGTAGAATTATCCCCGGAATTATTGGTGACAAGTATGGGCATTTCAATATCCTTCTGGTGACGGTTGTATTTACCGTTATCTTTATGGGTGCTCTGCTGGTCCCCTTTGGCACAAGATCGTCTACTGCTCTGTATGCCTGGTCTGCTCTTTGGGGGTTTGGGTCTGGCTCGTTTCTCTCCATCACACCTG TGTGCATGGGCAAGACCTGCGAGGCCAAGGACTATGGACGATACTACG GAATGATGAACTTTGTCACCGCCTTCGCGTTACTCATTGCCCTTCCCAGCAGTGGTGCCATGCTTGAAAACATGGGTCCTCAAGCTCTGGCTGGGTTATTCACTGCCTTGACGGCTGTTGGAGGAGCCTGCAATTTCGCTGCTCGAGCTCTCCTCATTGGGGAATGGCTATCTCCCAATACCGTAATATAG